One Heptranchias perlo isolate sHepPer1 chromosome 31, sHepPer1.hap1, whole genome shotgun sequence DNA segment encodes these proteins:
- the LOC137300404 gene encoding tumor necrosis factor ligand superfamily member 15-like, with product MTGEPRAENQIATSSTKRDPLRHTPAAMMDGRGDEIVAMTGLTGERRLQSAHWKRARLALACSVSSFFLLAAASVAALTVHQLLQNLPAQQSEPLSVPDMIRQLPNTDEKPRAHLTAKITSFDYVDGEYLALQWEDRNGLAFTKGELNYQNKALIIPKKGEYFVYSQVSFRGTGTRSNKCEHITHIVTKLTSSYPEPTQLLSSTKSICEEQNRWLVPIYLGAIFQLDEGDRLVVNVSSVTQVDFTNEHKTFFGTFLL from the exons ATGACGGGGGAACCGAGGGCAGAGAATCAAATcgccacctcttccaccaaacgAGACCCACTGCGGCACACACCGGCGGCAATGATGGATGGAAGGGGCGACGAGATCGTGGCTATGACGGGACTTACGGGCGAGAGGCGGCTGCAGAGTGCTCACTGGAAGCGCGCTCGCTTGGCGCTCGCCTGCTCCGTTAGCAGCTTCTTCCTGCTCGCAGCGGCCAGTGTTGCAGCGCTCACTGTTCACCAGCTTCTCCAAAACCTCCCGGCTCAGCAG AGCGAACCACTGAGTGTTCCCGATATGATTC GCCAGCTTCCCAATACCGACGAAAAACCAAGGGCACACCTCACAG ctAAAATAACTTCCTTTGATTATGTTGACGGTGAATACTTGGCTCTCCAGTGGGAAGACAGGAACGGACTTGCTTTCACCAAGGGCGAGCTAAATTATCAGAACAAGGCACTCATCATTCCGAAAAAAGGAGAATACTTTGTCTACTCCCAGGTCTCATTTAGAGGCACTGGCACGAGAAGCAACAAATGTGAACACATCACTCATATTGTTACTAAACTAACTTCAAGTTATCCTGAACCCACCCAGTTACTGAGTTCTACCAAGTCTATCTGTGAAGAGCAAAATCGATGGCTTGTGCCCATCTATTTGGGGGCAATATTCCAACTTGATGAAGGGGACAGGTTAGTAGTAAATGTCAGCAGTGTGACCCAGGTGGATTTTACCAATGAGCATAAAACTTTCTTTGGTACCTTTTTACTGTGA